A portion of the Cryptomeria japonica chromosome 5, Sugi_1.0, whole genome shotgun sequence genome contains these proteins:
- the LOC131057386 gene encoding cellulose synthase-like protein H2, with amino-acid sequence MEKEMDFCKSFSLYEKIIHESKLYRAYACVHLVFLLIWWRICFQASFCRHYYHYNRPFQGACYNDCQLFYGGLKDDPFGNRHKVFLKATAKGMSGIQGPMYFGTCCFHRRKGLYGVPPATNKEDRQGKDTRHFSSSSSMKAFKSIFGESSALVASAQTIMEDTAFHKHSSPSFFVEEAFKVASCSYEAKTAWGKEVGWMHGATAEDVLTGLKVQSLGSRSIYYTPERSAFMGCAPGNDLDTLIQQKRWGTGLIETHVITPEDALCRFHFIGNMVFANLMLCNRACLQSVKWQIVLTQVGLFLSVYGRRLLEYVLNGCSAREWWNNQRMWLIVCISSWVFALFDVTMKMVGLSETVFVATPKGSGEEEQSKEGEFTFNSSALFIPPTTVLLINLAAICESTLRFAVGGYEIKNKPFASIHKRTGYKGKGWSSLECNYEIVCFGYASLDYNCDIWVLI; translated from the exons ATGGAGAAGGAGATGGATTTCTGCAAAAGTTttagtttatatgaaaaaatcatACATGAATCGAAACTATATAGAGCTTATGCATGCGTTCACTTGGTGTTTTTGCTG ATATGGTGGAGAATCTGCTTCCAAGCTTCCTTCTGTCGACATTATTATCACTACAACAGACCCTTTCAAGGAGCCTGCTATAATGACTGCCAATTATTTTATGGAGGCCTCAAAGATGACCCATTTGGAAATCGACACAAAGTATTTTTAAAA GCAACAGCCAAAGGAATGAGCGGAATTCAAGGTCCCATGTATTTTGGAACATGCTGCTTCCACAGAAGAAAGGGATTGTATGGAGTACCACCTGCAACAAACAAAGAAGATAGACAAGGGAAAG ACACTCGCCATTTTTCATCCTCTAGTTCCATGAAGGCTTTCAAAAGTATATTTGGAGAATCTTCTGCCCTCGTGGCATCTGCACAGACTATTATGGAAGACACTGCATTCCACAAGCATTCTTCACCCTCATTCTTTGTAGAGGAGGCCTTCAAGGTTGCTAGTTGCAGCTATGAAGCCAAAACTGCATGGGGCAAAGAG GTGGGATGGATGCATGGAGCTACAGCTGAGGATGTTCTTACAGGGCTGAAAGTCCAAAGTTTAGGATCGCGTTCCATATATTACACGCCTGAGAGGTCAGCTTTCATGGGATGTGCACCAGGAAATGATCTAGACACTCTTATACAACAAAAGAGATGGGGCACAGGATTGATAGAG ACACATGTCATTACGCCAGAGGATGCTTTATGCCGATTTCACTTTATCGGCAACATGGTCTTTGCCAACCTTATGTTATGCAATCGTGCCTGCCTTCAGTCTGTTAAGTGGCaaatcgttcttacccaag TGGGTCTTTTCCTCTCAGTATATGGGAGGAGGCTTTTGGAATATGTTTTGAATGGTTGTTCTGCAAGAGAATGGTGGAATAACCAAAGGATGTGGTTGATAGTGTGCATCTCCTCATGGGTGTTTGCATTGTTTGATGTTACAATGAAGATGGTGGGACTGTCTGAAACAGTTTTTGTTGCAACTCCAAAAGGGTCTGGAGAGGAAGAGCAGAGTAAGGAAGGTGAATTCACATTTAATTCATCTGCTTTGTTCATTCCACCAACTACTGTCTTGTTGATAAACTTAGCAGCCATTTGTGAGAGCACTCTAAGGTTTGCGGTTGGTGGGTATGAGATTAAGAACAAGCCATTTGCTTCCATTCATAAAAGGACTGGTTATAAAGGGAAAGGGTGGTCTTCCTTGGAGTGTAATTATGAGATCGTGTGCTTTGGCTATGCTTCTCTGGACTACAATTGTGACATATGGGTGTTAATATGA